The window GATTCCTCGCCGAGTTGCTTCGTCAGCGCCTCGGCCTGCTCCTCGACCGCCGCGAGCCGCGCGGAGAGCTCGGCCAGCAGTCCGGCCGTCTCCTTGCTGCCGTCGCCGTTGGTCCCGCCGCCCTCCAGCTGGAGTCGCAGCAGGGCCGCCTGCTCCCGCAGCTGGCAGTTCTTCGTGTACAGCTCCACGAAGACCGACACCTTGGCGCGCAGCACCCACGGGTCGAACGGTTTCGAGATGTAGTCGACCGCGCCCGCCGCGTAACCGCGGAAGGTGTGGTGCGGACCGTGATTGATCGCGGTGAGGAAGATGATCGGGATGTCCCGGGTCCGTTCCCGCCGCTTGATGTGCGCGGCCGTCTCGAAACCGTCCATTCCCGGCATCTGCACATCCAGCAGGATGACCGCGAAATCGTCCGTCAACAGCGCCTTGAGCGCTTCCTCCCCGGACGACGCCCGGACCAGTGTCTGATCGAGCGCGGAGAGGATGGCCTCC of the Streptomyces sp. NBC_01426 genome contains:
- a CDS encoding response regulator; protein product: MVQKAKILLVDDRPENLLALEAILSALDQTLVRASSGEEALKALLTDDFAVILLDVQMPGMDGFETAAHIKRRERTRDIPIIFLTAINHGPHHTFRGYAAGAVDYISKPFDPWVLRAKVSVFVELYTKNCQLREQAALLRLQLEGGGTNGDGSKETAGLLAELSARLAAVEEQAEALTKQLGEESADAAVVATAAHLERKLTGLRRALDALEPGTGGGAAVLPAQG